Genomic window (Aquimarina sp. BL5):
TCAATCGGTTATTAGGGAAGAATAAAGAATATTTTACAAAAAAAATGATCGCATTATTTGGAAAGGACACACTACCTTCTCAACAACAAATAGATGAATTCTGGATATTAAATTGCTATAATAATGGCAATACTAAAGTCTATAAATTTCTTAATTATATCAACGAAAGGAAAGTATATGGTCAACGATGGGTCAATGCAATCGAACAAACATGCGTAGAGACAAAAATGATAAATGGTATTGATGACCCTGTTTCAGGCTTGCAAATAATTAATGCGTATCTAAAAAGAATTTCTCCCAAATCTGGAATTAAACTCGCTAACATAGGACATTATCCACAATTAGAAAACCCTGAAAAAGTTTATCAGGAAATTTATTCGTTTGTGAGTTAAATTACCTGCCGTTATAAAAGTGATACCCAGATTAATTTTCTTTCTTGACACAAGTACAAAACGTCCTCTTCTGGCGGACAGGTATCGAAGTAGGGATCTGGTTTCAAGATTATAATTTGTCATTCTACTGTAGAGCGAAATCTATCATCACCCCAAGAAATGTAATATGGATTCAAGTCAACATAGAAAAGAAAAAGCGATAAAACTCAATACGTATAGTACACTTCGACTAAAAAACATAAAACCCTGAAAAAAATAATAAATTTTCCCTACCACTTCTCCACTCTATTTTATCAGCAACCACTAGAGCTAGGTTCTTAACAAAGGGAATACTCCTATTATTTTTTTAATCAATCCTGTATTAACTTACAGAATAATTTCTTAGTTTAGAAGTCTTACCCCTTTTTTAATAAAATAAAACGTAATCCAAACGATTGTGGTTTTCCGTAAAGAAGACACAGAATCCTATGGTAACTTTGTTTCTGATACATCAGAAATATAATTACGTTGGCAACTATATAAACATGTTGACGGTAATTAAAATAAACTACATAGAAAAACTAAGTCAATGAATTACACCTTCAAGAACACTGAAATAAATAACAAGAAGGCTACTGACTTTGAAACAAAATCTCTATTGTATTTAATAGGAAGACGAAAAGACAGCAAAGAAATAGAATATATTGCTTTTGACTGTTTCAATGATGTTAGTGGAATTAGTAAAAAATCAGATAAAATTTGGGATATTCAATCCAAAAATGAAAAAAACCTAAATCCAAAAAAGATTGGGAAATATTTTTTCACCCTTTTTGATAATTACATTTCATCATTTGATTTTAAAGAATTTATTTTCTTTTGCCCAGTACTAAAGCCTGAATATAAAATTGACGAAAAACTAAACACCTATGGAATTGAAAACATAGCTGACAAAACTTTATTAAGGATAAAAAATGGTCTAAATGAAGAAATAAAAAGAGTCAAAGGAAAAACTATAGATTATAGTTCTGAGCAATTAGAGTTTTTGAAAAAAGTAATAATTGTTGAAGACACAGAACTTGATAATGAATATATTAAAACTGTTACAAAATTCAAGAAGAAAGAAATTAAAACAGATGCCTTTTACAAAAGTGTTTTTCAAGATTTAAGAGATATTCAATCATCAAAAAAGAATTCTTACATTGAAAACTCTATTATTACCAAAATAAAAGATGTTTTAAAATTCAATAGACATTTACTTACAAAAGATGTCGAAACTTTAATAATAAGCAGAATAATAGGCTGTGAAGTATTTGAATACAAATCGATTCCTGTAAACTTTTATCCACTAATTAATGGACTTGACATAGAAGATGTAAAAGACACTGTACAAGAGTGTAACTCAAATTTATCTAGAGCTTTTTTTAACAAAAATAGTAATCGAGAGTTTTGGAAAATATGTGAAATAATAATTGATTTTATGGAGTCAAACGGCACGACAAAGGTTAATGAGATATTTAAAATTTTATTTGACACTTATATATTTAGAATATCCTATCTAAACCCGATAACTATTAAATATCTAATTGCTATAACAATCGAAGGAAAACAATGATTATAAAAAAAACAGCTTTCGGAAATAATCGAGAAGCATTTATAGAAAGTAGATTTAAAAACGCAACTAATATTTTATTCAGCAATGATAATAATAGAGGGAAGACTTTAGTAATTCAAGGTCTCATGCACTCAATTGGCTATGATTCCATTTTCCCAAGTGGATTTAATTATAAAAGTTATTTTTTCTACTCAAACATCATAATAAATGACAAAGATTACGAATTTCTTAGAAAAGGAAACTCTTTAATCTTATTAGAAAATGAGAACGTTAATGTTTTTAATAGTATAAGTGAGTTTAAATATTATTTCGATAAATATATCTATGAACTACCAAAAATTGAAAAAGAAGGAGAGTTAAAACCTGTAGATTTGACATTGTTCTATGAATTATTCTTTCTTGGACAAGATAAAAGAAATTCTTCCAACCTAATAGTTAAAGGTCGTAACAACAAACAGGACTTTAAGAATATGATTTTTGCAATGCAAAACGTTCTAGTTTCAAATACAAATAAATATGATATAGAAGAACTTAAAGAGCAAAAAAAGTCCTTGGATTTAAAAATTAAAACGGAAAAAAGAAAAATAACGGTACTAAAAAAGAATCCTGAAATAGCTACATTTATTAGTTCGGCTGCCAATAATATTGATTTTCAAAATACCTCTAAACAACTTAGTGAATTACATAAAAGCATTGCTGGCATACGAAAACAAAGAAATAGAGAAGAAAATAGAAAAATTAAACTTGAAAATTTAATTATTGAATTAAACTCTCTAAATAGAAGTTTGAATGAAGGTAAAGTTAAATGCTCTGACTGCGGCAGTACTAAAATTATTTTCGCAAATCAAGAATTTGAATTTGAATTTGAAGTTAGTAATAGTTATGTCCGCAAAAACATATTAAAATCAATTCAAGAAAGCATTTCTATGAAAAAAGAAATTGTTGACGAATTTAATAGTGAAATCAATAAAGAACAAACTCAAATTCAAAAATTACTGGAGAGTTCAACACCTGATGCAAAAAATTATATTCTGTTTCAAGATGAAATCATTGACTCTAAAGATATCGATAAAATTGTTTTAGACCTTCAAAAGCAGCTTGAAGAAGTTCAAAGAAAAATAAACAATAACGAAAGTAAAATTGTTTCAAATAAAGATTTGCAAAAACTAGTAATAGAAAATATTATTTCTGAAATGCAACGTTATTACAGAATCATTGATAAAGAAGGTCTATTAGAATTTGAAGATTTATTTACAAAATCAGGCCAAACCTATTCTGGTAGTGAAGAACAAGAATATTACTTCTGTAAACTATTAGCATTAAACAAAATCTTAAAAACTCAATTCCCAATTATAATAGACTCTTTCAGAGAAGGCGAATTATCTTCTAATAAAGAGAACATTATGATTGAAGAGTATATAAAACTAGAAAACCAAGTTATATTAACTTCTACTCTAAAAGATGAGGAATATGACTCTGCTAAATATCTAAAACTAGAAAATGTAAATGTTATTGATTATTCGAATTTTGCAGATAGTCAGATTCTACAGCCTAGTTATGTAGATTCTTTCTCGAAAATACTTGAAAAGTTTGGTGTGAAAGAATAACTACCACCAACAATGCATAAAAAAACATAGGACGTTTGTCCTTAACCGAAGGGTCTCTGAACATTAACAAAGTCCACTACCCTGCTCCACAAAGTCTCCTGACTTTGAGGAGATCTGTATACCTAAAATTTCGCGAAGTCTTGAGACTTTGCGAAGCGGTTTTTTATTTTTATTAGAGATAGAAGGATTTTGATTGCATCCTATCAAAAAGGATATCATATATGTTAGTAGAAAATATCTTTTTTCTTTTTTCATTTTGATCTCTCCAAAACTCTTTTAGGAATTTTAGAATCTTTCCCTTTAGCTTTCATTTGCTCTATATAAATCTGATAAGATTTTTTCGCCTTTTCTCTTTCTTCTAGCCCCCAATATGCATCGCCCAGGTTAATGTATGCTACTGTTCTGTTAGGGAATTTTTGAGTTATTTTTTCTAAAAGAAATACCGCTTCATTATAAGCTTTAGATTTTTCTAAATAGTAGGCTATGTCGTTATATTCTCTAATATTATTGTTTGATAGATCAAAACGAGTCAATAAAGATTTATATCTATTAACTCCTTTATACAAATTGGAATTATCTCCTTTAAATCTTTTTATGAAGTCTTCCAAACTATTTTCAAAACGATACTCCACTTTACAAAGATGCTCTCTCTTGGATTCTTCTGGTAAATGTACTATTTGTTTTGCAATCTCTTCTGAGATTAAATTTTTAAAAATCAAATTTTGATCGACTTCGCATAAATAAACCTTTGTATGATCATCTTTCCAATCCCCTATCTCATATATAGTTTTAGTAAAGATCCAATTTCCACCTTGGAAATTTATTACATAAGTAGCTTGATTATTTCCTCCATCCGGAAAATATGTATGCACTCTTATTCCGCCTTTATTATCTTTTGATGGTAAAACATCTGCTATTATTCTTCCTCCGTCTTCAGAGAAATTTATACTTTCTAAAACTAGTTCATAGTTATTTCCTGCTTTTTGAAAGAAATAAATTTGATTCCCTTTATACTTTTCGCTACTAACCACTTTATCCTCAATTCCATCATTATTGATATCAATTTCTCGTATAAAATAGCTAGTATTATTTTCGAACTGTTCTATAGTTTTTGATTGAGCTTTTATTGAATTTGAATCTTCTAAACTAACATTCTCTCCAACGATCTTTTTTGTCTCATTATTTTTACATCCAATGAAAAAGAAAAAACCACCAACAATATATAACCAGTTAACCTTTATTTTTACACTTAGTATCATATTCAAAAACTTCTTTTAATTCTTCTAAATAATCCTGTCTTTCCGTTAGGCCATTTCCACCTCCATTAACTAGCCAACTTATTACATCCACATAATCATCATCAGCTATCAAGTTCATATCTATCGTGCCATACGATTTTGTATCACCATCTTCATCTTCATAAGTAATAGTAGTTTTTGAATAACTCGGACTATTTACAGTTACGTAACTGGGTGCACTTGCAGGTGGGGACCAAGTTGTACCAACACTTAAAACCTTTCCTTGCTTCCAAAACCATCCTGCGGAATCAAAAGCATTTTGCAAGTCATTTGCTATTAATTCCTCATCATCGACGCAATCAACATCACTATAGGATTTATATTTTTTATAATTAGATTCCCAAGTTAATTGCATTAAACCTCTTCCAATATACGGAGCATATGAAGCAGTTTCATTGTATTCTTTAGTGGTTCTAAACCTATCAGTTTCATGATAAACCTGAGCCAAAAAATGCATTCGCCTTAAACAAGTATTTATATCATAATCATCAAACACGGTATTTAATTCTTCGGCAAATCTCTTAAATGTTTTGTCATCCTCTGGTAAATCGCAATTATCTTTGAAAAATAATTTTTCTTTATTATCACCTTGATAAACATAAGTCTCAGATTTTCTCATGGCAATTATTATATCTTTAACTTCTTGCTCTGTCAGATCTCTATCACAACCACAACTACTTAGTTTAAATTTAAACCATTGTCCATCCGTATCTAACCATCGGTTTGTAATTTTTTCCCCTCTTATTTCTCCTTCTTCAGTATCTCCAAGATATTGAATATTCAATTCCGTTTGCTCCTCTAAAGTATGTGCATCAGCTAAAATGTATAATAAGGTTTTCTTATCAGTAGCATCATTCAAAGATTTAATCCAACCGTCTTTTTTTTCTTTATCACTACTATCAATAGTTATTTTAAAAATAGCTTGATCTGCAAAATCATCTTTATTTAAATAATCAGTCTCGCACATACCTCCAATAGTAGTCTTTACCATTGTACTATAATCGCCTTGATCATCCTTAAGCATAAGATTTTTATCCTGCTCTTCGATACCCTTCTCTTTCCCTTGACGTATATTGATCGCCATGGTTTTTCCCTGAAGCAATTCTGTCTCTACTACTACATAAATTTCTTGTCCCAGATTACCTGTATCAACTTTTTTAAAGGTTATTTTCTGTTTCTTTTCTTTAGCAGGAACAGTACTTGGTAATATAATTTCCTGCCCTATACTCAAACTATTCTGATTGGCTGTAGTAATTATAGGATCACTTTCTATAATGGCTGCAACAGTAGTACCTTTTTTAGTAGCGATCGCTCCTAGTGTGTCACCAGATTCTACTACATATTTTTCATTATCTTCCGCGCCAGATTCACTTTCTACTTCTACCTCTTCTATAGTAGCTTCTGCAAAATAAGCTTTTGTAACTTTAGGTCTTACTATACTAAGTGGAGTAATCGATTTAAATATATTTGGAAAATCCTTAAATTTTAAAGTAGGCATAATCTATTTTTTTTGAGATATAATCTCCAATTTTATTTTTTGTATATCAGACTTGATTACTAAATTTTCTATAACATCATTAACTAAAACTTCTCCATTGTACTTAAAATCATTTTGATTATCATCAAGATCTATATCAACATCCTTACCAACACCATTCTTCGTTTTTAAGACAAGATATACGGCAGTTCCTGATTGTAATTCATCATCAGGGATTTTCTCTCCATTCATATCTGTGTAATACATATCTTCTATTTCCGGTTCAATATTCTCCTCCCTTTCCGTAACCGGAGTCGCATTCTCAAAAGGATTGCT
Coding sequences:
- a CDS encoding tetratricopeptide repeat protein, which encodes MILSVKIKVNWLYIVGGFFFFIGCKNNETKKIVGENVSLEDSNSIKAQSKTIEQFENNTSYFIREIDINNDGIEDKVVSSEKYKGNQIYFFQKAGNNYELVLESINFSEDGGRIIADVLPSKDNKGGIRVHTYFPDGGNNQATYVINFQGGNWIFTKTIYEIGDWKDDHTKVYLCEVDQNLIFKNLISEEIAKQIVHLPEESKREHLCKVEYRFENSLEDFIKRFKGDNSNLYKGVNRYKSLLTRFDLSNNNIREYNDIAYYLEKSKAYNEAVFLLEKITQKFPNRTVAYINLGDAYWGLEEREKAKKSYQIYIEQMKAKGKDSKIPKRVLERSK
- a CDS encoding glycoside hydrolase family 19 protein, producing the protein MPTLKFKDFPNIFKSITPLSIVRPKVTKAYFAEATIEEVEVESESGAEDNEKYVVESGDTLGAIATKKGTTVAAIIESDPIITTANQNSLSIGQEIILPSTVPAKEKKQKITFKKVDTGNLGQEIYVVVETELLQGKTMAINIRQGKEKGIEEQDKNLMLKDDQGDYSTMVKTTIGGMCETDYLNKDDFADQAIFKITIDSSDKEKKDGWIKSLNDATDKKTLLYILADAHTLEEQTELNIQYLGDTEEGEIRGEKITNRWLDTDGQWFKFKLSSCGCDRDLTEQEVKDIIIAMRKSETYVYQGDNKEKLFFKDNCDLPEDDKTFKRFAEELNTVFDDYDINTCLRRMHFLAQVYHETDRFRTTKEYNETASYAPYIGRGLMQLTWESNYKKYKSYSDVDCVDDEELIANDLQNAFDSAGWFWKQGKVLSVGTTWSPPASAPSYVTVNSPSYSKTTITYEDEDGDTKSYGTIDMNLIADDDYVDVISWLVNGGGNGLTERQDYLEELKEVFEYDTKCKNKG